Genomic window (Megamonas funiformis):
ATGCCATAGTGAGCAGCGCATCACCTGCTAAAATGGCTAAAGCTTCACCAAAAACTTTATGATTAGTAAGTTTTCCTCTGCGATAATCATCATTATCCATTGCTGGCAAATCATCATGTATTAAAGAATACGTATGAATAAACTCTATTGATGTTGATAATCTCAAGAATTTTTCACCATCAACACCTAAAGCATCAGCTGCAGCCATTATTAAAATAGGCCGAAGTCTTTTTCCACCAGCCATTAAACTATAATTCATAGCTTTAGCTAAATCTTTATTGAGTGCCATATTTTCTGTATAAATCTCATTTAATTGCTGATTTATTAAATCCATTTTTCTTTGCATGTAAGATTTCATCATTTAATAATCACCTTCTATATCTAATTTCTTTTCAATTATTTTATTATCTTTTACATCAACTTCTGCATATATAGCATCTTTCGCTCTATTTAATTCATCTAAACAGAAAGCTGATAATTTCATACCTTCATTATATTTATCTATTAATTCATTTAATGGAATATCTCCAGCTTCTAATTGATTTACAATTTCTTCTAAAGTTTCCATAGCATTTTCAAAAGTTAATTTTTTTCTAGCCATGAGAAAAACCTCATTTTTCTTTTATTTGTACAATTTTAGTTTCAACAGTACCATCACTAAGCTCGATATTTAGTGATTTATCCATATCTATATCTTTTATATTTTTTATATATTTATCATCTTGTTTTACGATACTAAAACCTCTTTGTAATACATTTAGAGGATTTAATACTTTTAATTTTTCGGCAATAACTTCCATTTGATGAAATTTATTCACATATTTATCAGTTACTACTTTATTTAAACGCTCATTTAAAAAATCTAATTCTTGTTGTCTACTTTGCAATAAACGTTCTTTATCGCTAAAAATACTATGTTTCCATAATAAATTAAATTTATTTTCTTTGATTGAAAAAAGATTATATGCTTTATATCTACAATCTCTTTTTAAACTTTCAATATAATTTACTAATGCATCTTTTTCTACAACAGCTAATTCTGCTGCTTGAGAAGGTGTTGCTGCTCTTACATCACTTACTAAATCAGATAAAGTATAATCTGTTTCATGACCTACTGCTGAAATTATAGGAATTTTTGAAGCAAATATCGCACGAATTACATTTTCTTCATTAAACGCCCATAAATCCTCAAGTGAGCCACCACCTCGTCCAATGATAATCACATCAACTGGACATTTTTTATTAAAAAATTCTATTCCTTGAACAATTTCTTTACTTGCGTTTTCGCCTTGTACCAAGACAGAATATAAAAGGATTTTCACCAAAGGATTTCTTCTTTTGGCTACATGGCAAATATCTTTAATAACTGCTCCCGTTCTTGATGTTACAACACCTATGCGCCTAGGATAAAATGGTAATTGTTTTTTATATTTACTATCAAATAAACCTTCATCATTCAATTTATTTTTTAATTGTTCAAAAGCTAATGCAAGTTCACCTATACCTTCAGGCGCTAAATTTTGCACATATAATTGATATAAGCCATCTTTTTCATAAATTGAAATATATCCACTTGCAATTACCTTCATTCCATTTTGCGGAGCAAAACGAAACTTCATAGCATTAAAACGAAATGCTACACATTTTATACTAGCTAAATTATCTTTTAAAGTAAAATAACAATGTCCAGAAGAATGGACTTTAAAATTAGATATTTCTCCCTTTAACATGATATTTTGCAAAATAATATCATCATCAAATTGTTGTCGTAAATATTTATTTAATTGACTTACTGTGTAAATTTTTCCTGCCATTATATCCTCATATAAATAAAAATGCCAGGCTGTAACTAGCCTGGCAAATAAACATTGTTATTTAATCATTGAGCCCAAAATACCATTAACAAAACGGGCAGAATCATCTGTACCGAATTTTTTGGCTAATTCGACAGCTTCATTGATTGCTATATTAGGCACCAGTTTATCTGAACTGAATTTCATTTCAAATATAGCCAGACGAACGATATTTCTGTCAATACCTGACATACGTTCGATTTTCCAGTCTTTAGACTTTTCCGCTATCATTTTATCAATAGACTCTAAATTTTCTCTAGTACCACTAACTAATATTCTTACAAAATCACAATCAGCTTCATGAAGTTTTTTATGTGATAATACATTTTCAATAGCACTATCTACTTCACATTCATTAAAATCTAATTGAAATAATGACTGTAATGCGATTTCTCTCGCTTGTCTGCGACTCATATAAAAAACTAGCTCCTTTTACCAACGACGTGAATAAGGTGGTAAGATTTTTTGGATTTTATATAAGATATTATCTGAAAACTCATCATCTTTATCTATTAAATTACCTACATAAAGACCTATTCCCATACAAACTATTACAAATAAAGTAGTGAATAAACCAAATATAAGTATAGCTAAAGAAATTATAAATCCTAAAATAACACCAATAGTTCTACCACAATGTTCATGTAATTGATATTTGATAAAATTTAAAATATATTCTTTCATTGTGCACCTCAGCTAAAACTTCATACAACGCGCTTTTTGTTGTTAGTAGAATTATTAGATATGCTTTCTACATTGATATCAATTTTAGCCTTTTCAATACCGATATATTTATTTAAATATATATCGAGTTGTTGTTTTATTTCATCACTAATTGATACAATATTGCTTTCTTCACCAACAATTAATTTTAGCTTGAAATTAGGTATTAAAGTTTTATCTTTGGTTGGTGCCTTAGTCATTTTCAATCTTACTTTAACATCACGGACCCCTGTAATAGAACGGGCAATCTTATCAGCCATATCTTTTAGTGCTGTTAAGGAGATATTAACCTCTCCCATTTTCCCTTGCACAATTACAGCCTCATTTGTTGATACATCATTACTATGTGTAGATAAACTCTGTATTAATAAATATAGACTACAAATAAAAATGACTACTGCAACCACTACAGTTTCCATGCGACTACATAAATACAAGAACTCATTCCAAATTTGAGCATCGGGAATAAATCTAGCGAATAATACCATAGTCAAAATAGAAACTGCACCAAATGCCAAAGCGTAAAAGAACAGGATGATACGATTTATAACGCTCATACTACTCCTCTTTCTTATACTTAGCGAACGCGTACTTCTTCAGTTTTTACATCTTCTGGGAAACCAACGCCTTGAACATGTACATTAACTTCAACAGTGCTAAGACCTGTCATATTTTCAATAGCTGCTTTTACAGCTTCTTGTACATTTAATGCGATATCTGGAATACGTACGCCGTATTTTACGATGATATAAAGATCAATAGCTGCTTCTTTTTCGCCAACTTCAACTTTTACACCTTTAGAGAAATTTTTACGACCTAAAATTTCTGCGATACCACCAGCGATACCACCACTCATGCCTGCTACGCCTTCAACTTCTGTAGCAGCAAGACCTGCTATAATACTTACTACTTCGTCTGCAATGCGGATAGTACCTAATGCATTATTGATTCCTTTTTTTTCGTCCATGTTAAATCCTCCTTTGAAACTAAAGCAGTCTATATTGTTTTAGTTTTTATTATTAAATCAATTATAACAAAAAATTCATAAATATACAACTAACAGCTTCATTAAGAAGTTATTAAAAAATAACTAGTATTTTAAAATTATAAATCAAAATAAAATATAAAAATTGCACCTTTCCAAAATTAGAAAGATGCAATTCCTATTTTTTAATTTAATTAAGCACGTTCGATATAGTTACCAGTACGAGTATCAATTCTTAATACGTCGCCTTCGTTAACGAAAAGTGGTACACGAACTTCATAACCAGTTTCAACTTTTGCCATTTTAGTAGCACCAGTTGCAGTATCACCTTTAACGCTTGGTTCACATTCAACAACTTCAAGATTTACAGAGTTTGGTAAAGTAATACCAATGATATTGCCTTTGAAAGACTGTAAGCTAATATCCATGTTTTCTTTTAAGAAGTTTAATGCACTACCTAATTGTTCTTTTGTAAGTTCAATCTGATCATAAGTTTCATTATCCATGAAAGTGTACATACCATCTGCTTCATATAAATACTGCATAGCTCTAGTTTCTACATGAGCTGCTGGTAATTTTTCATTAGGGTTAAAAGTACGTTCTACAACTGCACCAGTCTGTACGTTTTTAATTTTTGTACGAACGAAAGCTGCACCTTTACCTGGTTTTACATGTTGGAAATCAACAATCTGCCATACACCGTTATCAATTTCAAGTGTAAGACCTGTACGGAAATCACTGCTGGAAATCATTAAAACATTCCTCCAAAATATATTATCTAATTTATTTATATAATGTGAAATACCCGACTCTCAATTATTGCGGTCACATTATTTCAACAAGCCGTTTATCACTTTGTGTAAGTGCTTGGCATCCATTTGCAGTAACTAAAACAGTGTCTTCAATACGAACACCGCCAAAGTCAGGCACATAAATCCCCGGCTCATTAGTAACTATCATATTTTCTTTAAGCTTATCTGTTGGACTAAGTGGCGATAAACGAGGTAACTCATGAATTTCAAGACCAACACCATGCCCTAAGCCATGCCCAAAGAAATCACCATAACCTGCATTTTTTATATATTCTCTTACAGGAAAATCAACTTCCCTGCCACTTTTATTAGGTGCAATTTCTTTTAGCCCTAATAATTGTGCTTGCAAAACAATATCATAAATCTCTTTTTGTCTATCACTTGCTTTTCCTACACAAAAAGTACGCGTAATATCTGAATGATATCCCTTGTAAACAGCACCAAAGTCTATTGTAACAAATTCACCATTATTTATCAACTTATCTGTAGCAACTCCATGAGGTAATGCCCCTCTAACACCAGAAGCCACTATAGTAGTAAATGCAGGTCGTTCACTGCCTAATTTGCGCATAAAATATTCTAATTCAGTCGCTATTTCCTGTTCGCTCATACCTGCTTTTACAAATTTCAATATATGCGAATATGCTTCATCACTGATATTAATAGCTTTTTTTATCAATTCTATCTCATTTTCATCTTTTATAATGCGAAGTTCAGTTAAATCTAAAGATGTAGAAAAATCAACTTCAATATCAATTAAATTTTTAGCTAAATAATTATATTGATTAAAAATCAAAGCATTGCCTTCAAATGCTAAACTATTAATATTTAATTTCTTTATAAGCTCTACAGTTTTGCTAAGTAAGCCAGTTTTTTGTTCAATAATAGTAAATGAAGTCTGTTCACTAGCTTGTTTTGTATAACGTGAATCAGTAATCAAAAAACAATCATTTAAAGTGATTACTAAAAATGTATCATCACCTGTAAAACCACTAAAATAATGTAAATTTTCTTCTTTACTTATAAGTATTGCATCACAATAATTTGCCTGCAATACTTTTCTAAGTTTTTCTATACGATTATTTTGACACATAATTTAATCCTCTTTTTGTAGTCTACTAATAGCAATAAATAACGCAGATTTATAACTTTCTAAGCCAAAACCGCAAATCTGCCCTTCAACTACAGGTGCAATTACAGAATGATGTCTAAATTCTTCTCTTTTGTGGATATTAGATAGATGTACTTCTATTACAGGTATATCAATAGCAGCTAAAGCATCACGTATAGCAATACTATAATGTGTAAATGCACCAGCATTTAAAATAATATAGCCATATTGACCACGAGCATTATGTAAAGTATCAATAATAGCTCCTTCATGATTACTTTGAAAAAAATCTATTTTGATATTATGTTCCTTAGCTTGTTTTGCTAAATCTTCATTAATATCTTGCATAGTCATACTACCATAAATTTCTGGTTCACGAGTGCCAAGTAAATTTAAATTTGGTCCATGTATAACTAATACTTTATTTATTTTCATAAAAATCACTATCCTTAAGCAAGTTCTAACATCTATATTTTACATATCAATTATAACGAAAATCCTATTAATACGTCAATACTGACAACGATTTCTCATAATTTATTATAAATTTTATGCATCATTTTAGTTTTTAAAGCTCATTTTTATCTATCAATATATTATCAAATTCACTAAAATTTTTATGTATAAATCTTATTCTTGGAAAATAAAAAAATGTCGATAATCTCCATCCCAAAGTTTATCGACATTGCTCTCTCATAATTCCTTATATAACG
Coding sequences:
- the xseB gene encoding exodeoxyribonuclease VII small subunit — its product is MARKKLTFENAMETLEEIVNQLEAGDIPLNELIDKYNEGMKLSAFCLDELNRAKDAIYAEVDVKDNKIIEKKLDIEGDY
- the aroQ gene encoding type II 3-dehydroquinate dehydratase — encoded protein: MKINKVLVIHGPNLNLLGTREPEIYGSMTMQDINEDLAKQAKEHNIKIDFFQSNHEGAIIDTLHNARGQYGYIILNAGAFTHYSIAIRDALAAIDIPVIEVHLSNIHKREEFRHHSVIAPVVEGQICGFGLESYKSALFIAISRLQKED
- the nusB gene encoding transcription antitermination factor NusB, which translates into the protein MSRRQAREIALQSLFQLDFNECEVDSAIENVLSHKKLHEADCDFVRILVSGTRENLESIDKMIAEKSKDWKIERMSGIDRNIVRLAIFEMKFSSDKLVPNIAINEAVELAKKFGTDDSARFVNGILGSMIK
- the xseA gene encoding exodeoxyribonuclease VII large subunit, which produces MAGKIYTVSQLNKYLRQQFDDDIILQNIMLKGEISNFKVHSSGHCYFTLKDNLASIKCVAFRFNAMKFRFAPQNGMKVIASGYISIYEKDGLYQLYVQNLAPEGIGELALAFEQLKNKLNDEGLFDSKYKKQLPFYPRRIGVVTSRTGAVIKDICHVAKRRNPLVKILLYSVLVQGENASKEIVQGIEFFNKKCPVDVIIIGRGGGSLEDLWAFNEENVIRAIFASKIPIISAVGHETDYTLSDLVSDVRAATPSQAAELAVVEKDALVNYIESLKRDCRYKAYNLFSIKENKFNLLWKHSIFSDKERLLQSRQQELDFLNERLNKVVTDKYVNKFHQMEVIAEKLKVLNPLNVLQRGFSIVKQDDKYIKNIKDIDMDKSLNIELSDGTVETKIVQIKEK
- the amaP gene encoding alkaline shock response membrane anchor protein AmaP; protein product: MSVINRIILFFYALAFGAVSILTMVLFARFIPDAQIWNEFLYLCSRMETVVVAVVIFICSLYLLIQSLSTHSNDVSTNEAVIVQGKMGEVNISLTALKDMADKIARSITGVRDVKVRLKMTKAPTKDKTLIPNFKLKLIVGEESNIVSISDEIKQQLDIYLNKYIGIEKAKIDINVESISNNSTNNKKRVV
- the efp gene encoding elongation factor P; translated protein: MISSSDFRTGLTLEIDNGVWQIVDFQHVKPGKGAAFVRTKIKNVQTGAVVERTFNPNEKLPAAHVETRAMQYLYEADGMYTFMDNETYDQIELTKEQLGSALNFLKENMDISLQSFKGNIIGITLPNSVNLEVVECEPSVKGDTATGATKMAKVETGYEVRVPLFVNEGDVLRIDTRTGNYIERA
- a CDS encoding M24 family metallopeptidase, which produces MCQNNRIEKLRKVLQANYCDAILISKEENLHYFSGFTGDDTFLVITLNDCFLITDSRYTKQASEQTSFTIIEQKTGLLSKTVELIKKLNINSLAFEGNALIFNQYNYLAKNLIDIEVDFSTSLDLTELRIIKDENEIELIKKAINISDEAYSHILKFVKAGMSEQEIATELEYFMRKLGSERPAFTTIVASGVRGALPHGVATDKLINNGEFVTIDFGAVYKGYHSDITRTFCVGKASDRQKEIYDIVLQAQLLGLKEIAPNKSGREVDFPVREYIKNAGYGDFFGHGLGHGVGLEIHELPRLSPLSPTDKLKENMIVTNEPGIYVPDFGGVRIEDTVLVTANGCQALTQSDKRLVEIM
- a CDS encoding Asp23/Gls24 family envelope stress response protein, giving the protein MDEKKGINNALGTIRIADEVVSIIAGLAATEVEGVAGMSGGIAGGIAEILGRKNFSKGVKVEVGEKEAAIDLYIIVKYGVRIPDIALNVQEAVKAAIENMTGLSTVEVNVHVQGVGFPEDVKTEEVRVR
- a CDS encoding DUF2273 domain-containing protein; this encodes MKEYILNFIKYQLHEHCGRTIGVILGFIISLAILIFGLFTTLFVIVCMGIGLYVGNLIDKDDEFSDNILYKIQKILPPYSRRW